In Betta splendens chromosome 19, fBetSpl5.4, whole genome shotgun sequence, the following proteins share a genomic window:
- the nog2 gene encoding noggin-2 produces MGFSKTLLVYVLLCVHIGLSQHFLRLRPSPSDTLPVPDLIEDPDPEYDPREQDLVERTLKKKLGSNFDANFMSVSAPAPVNVTASDAQVKLQGPMPNEIRRLDLTETPYGKKVKVGKKARRKFLQWLWTYTHCPVVYTWKDLGVRFWPRYIKEGNCFSERSCSFPEGMSCKPVKSISKVFLRWYCQGFVRQKRYCTWIPVQYPIISECKCSC; encoded by the coding sequence ATGGGCTTCTCGAAGACGCTGCTCGTCTACGTGCTGCTGTGCGTCCACATCGGACTTTCCCAGCATTTCCTCCGTCTCCGTCCATCGCCCAGCGACACCCTCCCCGTGCCAGACCTAATAGAGGACCCCGACCCAGAGTACGACCCCCGGGAGCAGGACCTGGTCGAGAGGACGCTGAAGAAGAAGCTCGGCAGCAACTTCGACGCCAACTTCATGTCCGTCAGCGCGCCCGCGCCGGTGAACGTCACGGCGTCGGACGcccaggtgaagctgcagggGCCCATGCCCAACGAGATCAGGAGGCTGGACCTGACAGAGACCCCCTATGGGAAGAAGGTGAAAGTGGGCAAGAAAGCCCGtaggaaattcctgcagtggctgtggACCTATACGCACTGCCCGGTCGTGTACACGTGGAAGGATTTAGGCGTGAGGTTCTGGCCACGTTACATCAAGGAGGGCAACTGTTTCTCCGAGCGCTCGTGCTCTTTCCCCGAGGGCATGTCGTGCAAACCCGTCAAGTCGATCAGCAAGGTGTTCCTGCGGTGGTACTGCCAAGGCTTCGTACGGCAGAAACGGTACTGCACGTGGATACCGGTACAATACCCGATCATCTCAGAGTGCAAGTGCTCGTGCTGA